In Ruminiclostridium papyrosolvens DSM 2782, the following proteins share a genomic window:
- a CDS encoding non-ribosomal peptide synthetase encodes MDSRNLHPEKDIAVIGMSGRFPEAENLQEFWANLVYSRDSVREFPENRLKELEDILGVRPQTDFIRLGYLDRITYFEPEIFSLSEEESRYMDPQQRLLLELTEEAFLDAGYNPEDLFGKNAGVFVTCNQNQYTHQLSNFCPISLLNGLPSSAAGRISYTYNLLGPSVLIDSACSSALVTIHSACQSLRLGESDLAVAGGVNMTLFPIDKESIPIAAIYSPDQKAKAFDKDANGTVMGEGGGIVILKRLDKALADGDSIHAIIKGSAVNSDGRRSNGMAAPSQEGQTEVVLKAMENAEIDTKSISYLEAHGTGTNIGDPIEVSAISQAYGKLGYEKKSVPMGSVKTNIGHLDYAAGIASLLKTILMLKNKTIPASVHFNQPNPLIDFENSPVYVNSNPAEWKSEFPRRAGITSLGMVGTNSHIVLEEAQENHDSVKCRRNIIVLSARTEDSLYRIAERIRSYIAEHPRLCINDIAYTLNKGRRKYKNTAVFTAENCEELIRKLEEFIESKNQSSKEIKDFPADYNAIYIFPDIKSIDFNEIPKLYHGNDVFRSIFEKYLKEIDESIGDGDKTGDYILNLYSYAKLMEEFSLKPKAVIGFGTGDAIAELVRGNIGFEECVRRVNESKNKEIVLDNVRLEKLVDMVLESKLNTFTVFCPSGELASRLKSTLTERQGVHSLILSQREYSFYTALEEMLKNGLKIDWEKVYQYSDRKRIHLPGYVFERKSYFIRAEKEVRLPSQTYGNSSGASGAKAVREVLHGIFSEICSDETLTEQTEIIETDFDSICSMQFIGKVKKVYGIDVPIKWLFEDWTLGELFTAIEEKISDCKEKENTGTVQLQREFYPVSSAQKRMYVLTKLDSGNTVYNLPSALILEGKADKERIENAFRKLIQRHEALRTYFTLEDREPVQKIHREVDFNIEYDEAEEREIDEKIKEFIRPFALDTAPLFRVKLIRLGEDKHLFLYDIHHIIADATSISIIVRDFIKLYEGKSPESLKFQYKDYAIRQNQQKKAGTDMDTEQYWLKCFEGEIPVLDLPADYPRQQVQSFEGDRIYFETGEALTLKLDILAKETGTSLFMVLMAAYNVLLHKYTGQEDIVVGTPVSGRPHADYEKIIGVFVNTLAMRNFPKSEKTFREFLNEVRENSLNAYGNQAYPFEELVEKLGIRRDMSRGPLYDVLFTLQSMTLSEAYSSDIYTSDLRFIPYAFNNGTSKFDMSFNAIQYEKHLKVEIEYCTKLFKKETVERFAAHFLRILEQITVNPGIRLDEIELLGAEEREQLLYAFNNTNVKYTGDKMAQNLFEEQALRTPDNIALVFGDIRWTYGELDKKADTIAGLLMKKGVRKGSIVGIMAKRSPELFAGILGILKAGGAYLPIDPEYPEARVRYMIEDSSAAILLTERDLKEKAKFDGEIVFLEEISFCQCPTTEIKPICRPDDLAYIIYTSGSTGNPKGVLIEHGALKNFVQGMSEKIEFNQGKTILGLTTVSFDIFALETFIPLAKGMEIVIANEEEQRDSNLLGALLRKNKVEMIQMTPSRMRLLLSNGKGAKSLEYVKDIIIGGEPFPETLLTELKEISDSKIFNVYGPTETTVWSALKELTQEENVTIGKPIANTQIFIMDERSRLQPINVTGELCIGGDGLAKGYWNRETLTKEKFVINPYTGKPMYRTGDMAKWLSDGNIQILGRADHQVKIRGYRVELEEIEKHITQYESIKECVVVSRKDSLGNQTLAAYYVSAGEINISRLRAYLAGVLPDYMIPGIYMNIMQIPRTANGKIDRNALPEPEMLRPVLENEYVEPSTETEKQVYGIWSTLLNRENIGAKDNFFDIGGNSLLLVQMHAELETRYPGKLSVAEIFAYPTIAKLAALLGRETGKIHESQEIEELQIPGQYMADGSADYEDGAICIIPEPEVLKNLKALSDSKTVQTMDILLGGFIYLLSEVSGKQEIPLHVLKGSDCFIPLKMNVEVVSTVHELISAVGNELRDKCINIGLSSGYPVKARPGRKGDSAAILFTYNVSSLQPEIRSIYDVAFRVDEDNRTIAFTVDYNAQRISKSAMEELVQLYMNVLNVIFERMV; translated from the coding sequence ATGGACAGCCGCAATTTGCACCCCGAAAAGGATATTGCAGTGATTGGAATGTCCGGGAGGTTTCCTGAGGCTGAAAACCTTCAGGAGTTCTGGGCAAATCTTGTTTATTCAAGAGATTCAGTAAGGGAATTTCCTGAAAACAGGCTAAAAGAGCTTGAAGACATATTGGGAGTCAGGCCACAGACGGATTTTATACGCTTGGGGTATCTTGACAGGATAACATATTTTGAGCCGGAAATATTTTCGCTCAGTGAAGAGGAAAGCAGGTACATGGACCCGCAGCAAAGACTGCTGCTGGAATTAACTGAGGAAGCTTTTCTGGACGCAGGATACAACCCTGAGGATTTATTCGGGAAAAATGCCGGAGTGTTTGTTACCTGTAACCAGAACCAGTACACACATCAGTTGAGTAATTTTTGTCCAATTTCCCTTTTAAATGGCCTGCCGTCTTCCGCTGCAGGAAGAATTTCATATACCTACAATTTGCTTGGACCCTCTGTTTTAATAGATTCTGCCTGTTCGTCAGCACTTGTTACAATACACTCCGCATGTCAAAGTCTGCGTTTGGGCGAAAGCGATTTGGCAGTTGCGGGGGGAGTAAACATGACCCTTTTCCCTATTGACAAGGAGTCTATCCCCATTGCTGCCATATATTCGCCGGATCAGAAGGCAAAAGCCTTTGATAAGGATGCCAATGGCACTGTAATGGGGGAAGGCGGCGGGATTGTTATCCTCAAGAGGCTGGATAAAGCACTGGCTGACGGAGATTCAATCCATGCGATAATCAAGGGAAGTGCCGTAAACAGTGATGGACGCAGGTCAAACGGAATGGCAGCTCCCAGTCAGGAAGGACAGACAGAGGTTGTTTTGAAAGCCATGGAGAATGCAGAAATAGATACGAAAAGTATTTCATATCTGGAGGCACACGGTACAGGTACAAATATAGGGGATCCAATAGAGGTTTCCGCCATTAGTCAGGCTTACGGTAAGCTTGGGTATGAAAAAAAATCTGTTCCCATGGGTTCTGTTAAAACAAATATCGGACATCTTGACTATGCCGCAGGAATTGCCTCATTGCTAAAAACCATACTTATGCTGAAAAACAAAACCATCCCGGCTTCGGTACATTTTAACCAACCAAATCCACTGATAGACTTTGAAAACTCCCCTGTATATGTAAACAGCAATCCGGCTGAGTGGAAATCAGAGTTCCCACGAAGAGCCGGAATCACCTCTCTGGGAATGGTGGGCACCAACAGCCATATTGTTCTGGAAGAAGCACAAGAAAACCATGATAGCGTAAAGTGCAGGAGAAATATTATTGTGCTGTCAGCGAGAACGGAGGATTCTCTCTACCGCATTGCAGAAAGAATAAGGTCATATATAGCCGAACACCCCAGACTTTGCATAAACGACATTGCATATACCTTGAACAAAGGAAGAAGAAAATATAAAAATACGGCTGTTTTTACTGCTGAAAACTGTGAGGAACTTATCCGAAAACTGGAGGAATTTATTGAAAGCAAAAATCAGTCCTCCAAAGAAATAAAAGACTTTCCCGCCGATTATAATGCCATTTATATTTTCCCGGATATCAAGAGCATTGATTTCAATGAAATTCCAAAGCTTTACCATGGCAACGATGTTTTCAGAAGTATTTTTGAAAAGTATTTAAAAGAAATTGATGAAAGCATCGGAGACGGTGACAAGACCGGAGACTATATTTTAAACCTTTATTCCTATGCAAAACTGATGGAGGAATTTTCCTTAAAACCCAAAGCCGTTATAGGGTTTGGGACAGGCGATGCCATAGCAGAACTGGTTAGAGGGAACATCGGGTTTGAGGAATGTGTACGGAGAGTAAATGAGTCGAAAAATAAAGAAATTGTGTTGGATAACGTCAGGCTGGAAAAACTGGTGGATATGGTTCTTGAATCAAAACTGAATACATTCACCGTATTTTGTCCCTCTGGGGAATTGGCAAGCCGGTTAAAAAGTACATTAACAGAAAGGCAGGGTGTGCACAGTCTTATTCTGAGCCAAAGGGAATACAGTTTTTATACTGCTTTGGAGGAAATGCTCAAAAACGGCTTAAAGATAGATTGGGAAAAGGTTTATCAGTACAGTGACAGGAAAAGGATTCATCTTCCGGGATATGTTTTTGAGCGCAAGAGTTATTTTATCAGGGCTGAAAAGGAGGTAAGACTTCCGTCACAGACATATGGGAATTCTTCCGGTGCGAGTGGGGCAAAAGCCGTTCGTGAGGTTCTCCACGGTATATTTTCAGAAATTTGCTCAGATGAAACGCTCACAGAGCAAACAGAAATAATTGAAACTGATTTTGACTCCATCTGTTCCATGCAATTTATCGGCAAGGTAAAGAAAGTATATGGCATTGATGTACCTATAAAATGGCTATTTGAAGATTGGACACTTGGAGAACTTTTCACAGCCATTGAAGAAAAAATCAGTGACTGCAAAGAAAAGGAAAATACCGGGACTGTTCAGTTGCAAAGGGAATTTTATCCTGTATCGTCAGCACAAAAGAGAATGTATGTCCTTACAAAGCTTGATTCGGGCAATACCGTGTACAACCTGCCCTCTGCACTGATATTGGAGGGAAAGGCTGACAAGGAGAGGATTGAGAATGCATTCAGAAAGCTTATACAAAGGCACGAAGCATTAAGGACATACTTTACGCTGGAAGACAGAGAACCTGTTCAAAAGATTCACCGAGAGGTGGATTTCAATATAGAATACGATGAAGCGGAAGAAAGAGAGATAGACGAGAAAATCAAGGAATTTATAAGGCCGTTCGCTCTGGATACCGCACCGCTCTTTCGTGTGAAGCTTATAAGGTTGGGGGAAGACAAGCACCTGTTTTTATATGATATACACCACATCATAGCTGACGCAACCTCCATAAGTATTATTGTCAGGGACTTCATAAAACTGTATGAAGGCAAATCGCCGGAGAGCTTGAAGTTCCAGTATAAGGATTACGCAATAAGGCAAAACCAACAGAAAAAGGCCGGAACGGACATGGATACGGAACAGTACTGGCTTAAATGCTTTGAGGGAGAAATTCCGGTTCTTGACCTTCCTGCGGATTATCCTCGACAGCAGGTACAGAGCTTTGAAGGGGACAGAATATATTTCGAGACAGGTGAAGCACTTACCTTGAAATTGGATATACTGGCAAAAGAAACGGGAACTTCGCTTTTTATGGTGCTTATGGCGGCATATAATGTACTTTTGCACAAATACACCGGACAGGAGGATATCGTTGTGGGAACTCCGGTCTCTGGCAGACCTCATGCCGACTATGAAAAAATTATCGGTGTCTTTGTAAACACTCTGGCCATGAGAAATTTTCCTAAAAGCGAAAAAACCTTCAGGGAATTCCTTAATGAAGTAAGGGAGAACAGCCTGAATGCATATGGAAATCAGGCTTATCCCTTTGAGGAACTGGTGGAGAAGCTTGGCATAAGGCGAGATATGAGCCGCGGCCCATTGTATGATGTGCTTTTCACTCTTCAAAGTATGACTCTCTCAGAAGCCTATTCATCTGATATTTACACCTCAGATTTAAGATTTATTCCCTATGCATTCAATAATGGAACCTCAAAATTTGATATGTCCTTTAATGCCATACAATATGAAAAACACCTTAAAGTTGAAATAGAATACTGTACCAAGTTGTTTAAAAAAGAAACGGTGGAAAGGTTTGCAGCTCATTTTCTGCGTATACTTGAACAAATTACCGTGAATCCGGGTATAAGGCTGGATGAAATTGAACTACTGGGGGCGGAGGAGAGAGAGCAGCTTCTATATGCCTTTAATAATACCAATGTAAAATATACAGGCGATAAAATGGCACAGAACCTGTTTGAAGAACAGGCACTAAGGACACCTGACAATATAGCACTGGTATTCGGGGATATCCGTTGGACTTACGGCGAACTTGACAAAAAGGCGGATACCATCGCAGGGTTGCTCATGAAAAAGGGTGTGAGGAAAGGCAGTATTGTGGGGATTATGGCAAAGCGCTCCCCAGAACTTTTTGCAGGAATTCTGGGAATTTTGAAAGCCGGAGGTGCGTATCTGCCCATCGATCCGGAGTATCCCGAGGCAAGGGTCAGATACATGATTGAGGACAGTAGCGCCGCAATACTACTTACCGAAAGGGATTTAAAAGAAAAGGCAAAGTTTGACGGGGAAATTGTATTTCTGGAGGAAATCAGCTTCTGCCAATGCCCAACCACAGAAATAAAACCTATTTGCAGGCCTGATGACCTTGCTTATATTATTTACACTTCCGGTTCAACCGGTAATCCAAAGGGCGTATTGATTGAACATGGAGCCTTGAAGAATTTTGTTCAGGGAATGTCGGAAAAAATAGAATTTAATCAAGGTAAAACAATCCTCGGTCTGACAACCGTTTCATTTGATATTTTTGCTTTAGAAACCTTTATTCCTCTGGCAAAAGGAATGGAAATTGTCATAGCAAATGAGGAAGAACAGAGAGATTCAAATCTTCTGGGGGCACTCCTGCGCAAAAATAAAGTAGAAATGATTCAAATGACGCCATCCCGCATGAGGCTTCTGCTGAGTAACGGAAAAGGTGCAAAAAGCCTTGAGTATGTCAAAGACATAATTATTGGAGGGGAGCCATTTCCTGAGACTCTGCTTACGGAACTCAAAGAAATATCAGATTCTAAAATTTTCAACGTATACGGCCCAACTGAAACAACAGTGTGGTCTGCCTTAAAAGAACTGACCCAAGAAGAAAACGTCACCATCGGTAAACCAATCGCCAATACTCAGATATTTATAATGGACGAGAGAAGCCGTTTACAACCAATAAATGTGACGGGTGAGCTGTGTATAGGCGGCGATGGGCTTGCAAAAGGATATTGGAACAGGGAGACACTCACTAAGGAAAAGTTTGTAATCAATCCATATACGGGCAAACCCATGTACAGGACAGGGGATATGGCGAAATGGCTGTCAGACGGCAATATACAGATATTGGGAAGAGCTGACCATCAAGTGAAAATCAGAGGGTATAGAGTGGAACTGGAAGAAATTGAAAAACACATTACCCAATACGAGAGTATTAAGGAATGTGTTGTAGTCTCCAGAAAAGATAGTCTGGGCAATCAAACACTGGCTGCGTACTATGTCTCTGCCGGAGAAATCAATATATCCCGTCTCCGTGCATACCTTGCAGGGGTACTGCCCGACTATATGATACCGGGCATCTATATGAATATTATGCAAATTCCCAGAACTGCTAACGGTAAAATAGACAGAAATGCACTGCCTGAGCCGGAAATGCTTCGACCTGTTCTGGAAAATGAATATGTAGAACCATCCACAGAGACTGAAAAACAGGTATACGGTATTTGGAGCACACTCCTTAACCGTGAGAACATCGGCGCAAAGGATAATTTCTTTGATATCGGAGGAAATTCACTTTTGCTGGTTCAAATGCATGCTGAACTGGAAACCCGGTATCCGGGCAAGTTAAGTGTGGCGGAGATATTTGCATATCCCACTATAGCAAAATTAGCAGCCCTACTGGGGCGTGAGACCGGAAAAATCCATGAAAGTCAGGAAATTGAGGAACTTCAAATTCCCGGACAATATATGGCTGACGGCAGTGCAGACTATGAAGACGGTGCCATTTGCATAATACCTGAACCGGAAGTTCTGAAAAATCTGAAAGCTCTTTCAGACAGCAAAACCGTTCAAACAATGGATATTCTGCTGGGTGGGTTTATATACCTGCTTTCGGAAGTGTCAGGAAAACAGGAGATTCCTTTACATGTATTGAAGGGCTCGGATTGTTTTATTCCTTTAAAAATGAATGTAGAAGTTGTCAGCACGGTTCATGAGCTGATATCCGCTGTGGGTAATGAACTCAGAGATAAATGTATAAATATTGGTTTGTCCTCAGGGTATCCTGTCAAAGCAAGACCCGGCAGGAAGGGCGATTCTGCAGCTATACTTTTTACGTATAATGTCAGCAGCCTGCAGCCTGAGATCCGGAGTATTTATGATGTTGCTTTCAGGGTGGATGAGGACAACAGAACTATTGCTTTCACAGTTGATTACAATGCGCAGCGAATCAGCAAGTCTGCAATGGAAGAATTAGTTCAACTATATATGAATGTATTAAATGTGATTTTTGAGAGGATGGTTTAA
- a CDS encoding beta-ketoacyl synthase N-terminal-like domain-containing protein: MEKLIDITELGKGDKYSGSTSQIKNLSGKDIAVIGASGRFGCAENLGEFWDGLKEGRDFIRSLPENRKADSEVYYRLSKADEEEHRYREAAYMDRIDAFDSSIFRIPPREADLMDPNQRQMLEVIWESIEDAGYGGDKIRGSRTGVFVGYSSDFSEEYKNYIRTVTNNQEEVSITGNLKSIIAARIAYILDLKGPAMMIDTACSSSLVAVHLACRALRNGECSMAVAGGVKLLITAPAETGEQGDTGILSPTGRARTFDESSDGTGLGEGAGAVLLKPLSKAVEDGDPIYAIIKGSAVNQDGNSIGITAPNMSAQEDVILRAWKDANIEPETVTYIETHGTATKLGDPIEVTAIKKAFENFTNKKQFCAVASVKSNIGHLDHTAGIAAILKAVMAIKHGELPPSLHFKKPNGKIPFEGSPVYVNDKLTKWESQGPRRCGISSFGLSGTNCHLIMEEYTGHKRQEADKTAANIFLLSAASREAFMSLLKSYDAFLSNCSEGEFADICYTANTGREHFNIRLAIVADSLEDLRSKIKFLIQEGIENTVETDMFHGEHKIVAASKLSRLTGEITEDEKKQLTNQVIAEMDILCGKAGAVEDLDELRKLGKLYVQGADVEWKGLYSSGKYNRLNLPVYPFLKERHWISTQVKNAVPVQYDNGSRGKPLIDECTAESMDIRIYSTRFSAEKHWVLGEHKVAGDYVIPGTTYIEMVCELVAQKDYTGVIEFRDVLFLTPVAVKGGSEVEVQTILRKDGTYSEFAFDTRPGGESFVRHVEGKFEIREAATPLFYDINECKGRLQMLEHFQYGEDADYAVEIGPRFKNLTDIYMGSGEVLAYLSLPQEYSGDLLDFKMHPALMDTAVNMANSAIGEGFYLPLSYKSLKVYGKMPGKFYCHLVRKNKDAASSETGVFDILLIEESGKIFAAIEGYTVKKVHTQKTGTFIPVNKDLDFYETRWLESTALKATDGLNTGTVLVFKDKSDVSSALISRLKEIGCELYEIEMGSSFEMQDDHKFIISGVEEDYHKVLSKVSSKISRIIHLMSIGGGREINTIENLDESYRTGVYSLFYLAKAIMKYKINPLELILVSDNTAVVSGKEHDINSQGAAMFALGRVMENEYSGLRCKCIDMGDGTSASEIIKEMAASDTGSYAAYRNGKRYVEEFGKALLTGGKEDEIDIKSEGVYIITGGAGGIGLEIAKYLASRNKVRLCLINRTALPDRDEWDGIQKRKDDTKLCKKITAIMEIEESGSSVLCYTADVSDFQSMGIIINELVEKYGGINGVIHGAGVAGDGYLIRKPEEVFRQVVLPKINGTWVLDKLTENLKLDFFILFSSISGYTFTPGQGDYTAANAYLDAFAQYRDKKGKRTLSINWPAWKETGMAVDHNALNNESFFKPISTADACKAFEILLDKHIVRVLPSVLNYKIFERGNIKIPFALSEEIRVDNPIRQKITEPKEAKVILKGKLGNGYSDTEQSLGRLWSLVLGVTEVDIYDNFESLGGDSLLATSLLKEMQKTYGNLVDISDIFTYSSIFDMAEYIESKTNKKKEFEKINEEEDTEEARLNDILDELASGKLSLEEAGGMIDLGVVE, from the coding sequence GTGGAAAAGCTTATTGATATTACTGAGCTTGGAAAAGGGGACAAATATAGTGGCAGTACATCACAGATTAAAAACCTTTCAGGAAAGGATATTGCAGTCATTGGTGCATCGGGAAGATTTGGCTGTGCTGAGAATCTGGGGGAGTTCTGGGATGGGTTAAAGGAGGGACGGGATTTTATACGCAGCCTTCCTGAGAACAGGAAGGCTGACAGTGAAGTATATTACCGTCTATCAAAAGCTGATGAAGAGGAACACAGATACAGGGAAGCTGCCTACATGGACAGGATTGATGCCTTTGATAGCTCAATTTTCAGGATTCCGCCAAGGGAGGCGGATTTGATGGACCCCAACCAAAGGCAGATGCTGGAGGTAATATGGGAATCTATTGAAGATGCAGGATACGGAGGGGACAAAATAAGAGGCAGCAGAACGGGGGTATTCGTTGGTTACAGTTCTGATTTCAGTGAGGAGTATAAGAATTACATAAGGACTGTGACAAACAATCAGGAGGAAGTATCTATTACGGGAAACCTCAAGTCTATTATTGCAGCCAGAATCGCATACATTCTTGACTTGAAAGGCCCGGCAATGATGATTGATACAGCCTGTTCCTCCTCACTTGTGGCGGTACATCTGGCATGCAGAGCCTTACGGAACGGTGAATGTTCCATGGCGGTGGCAGGTGGTGTCAAGCTCCTTATAACAGCCCCTGCTGAAACAGGCGAACAGGGAGATACAGGAATATTATCCCCCACCGGGAGGGCAAGAACCTTTGACGAAAGTTCAGATGGTACAGGTCTGGGGGAAGGAGCCGGAGCGGTACTTCTAAAACCTTTAAGCAAGGCTGTTGAGGATGGCGACCCCATTTATGCCATTATTAAGGGTAGTGCTGTTAATCAGGATGGAAATTCCATAGGTATTACCGCACCCAATATGTCTGCACAGGAAGACGTTATTCTACGGGCATGGAAGGATGCCAATATAGAACCGGAAACCGTCACATACATAGAAACACACGGTACAGCTACCAAACTGGGTGATCCCATTGAAGTTACGGCAATCAAAAAGGCTTTTGAAAACTTTACAAATAAAAAGCAGTTTTGTGCAGTAGCTTCTGTCAAATCAAACATCGGACACCTTGACCATACGGCAGGCATTGCAGCGATTTTAAAGGCAGTAATGGCAATAAAGCACGGGGAATTGCCACCATCTCTCCATTTTAAAAAGCCAAATGGGAAGATACCTTTTGAGGGTTCTCCTGTATATGTAAATGATAAGCTTACAAAATGGGAAAGCCAAGGCCCCAGAAGATGCGGTATAAGCTCTTTTGGCCTGAGTGGAACCAACTGCCATTTGATTATGGAGGAATACACCGGCCATAAAAGGCAGGAAGCAGATAAAACGGCGGCAAATATATTTTTGCTGTCCGCCGCCAGCAGAGAGGCCTTCATGTCCCTGCTAAAAAGCTATGATGCCTTCCTTTCTAATTGCAGTGAAGGTGAGTTTGCTGATATATGCTATACAGCCAATACAGGCAGGGAACATTTCAATATAAGGCTGGCTATTGTCGCAGACAGTCTGGAGGATTTACGCAGTAAAATCAAATTCCTTATTCAAGAGGGAATAGAAAATACTGTTGAGACAGACATGTTTCATGGTGAACATAAAATTGTTGCTGCTTCCAAACTGTCAAGGCTGACGGGGGAAATAACAGAAGATGAAAAGAAACAGCTTACTAATCAAGTAATTGCGGAGATGGACATATTATGTGGAAAGGCAGGAGCCGTTGAAGACTTAGATGAGCTACGTAAGCTTGGCAAACTTTATGTACAGGGTGCGGACGTAGAATGGAAAGGCCTCTATTCTTCAGGGAAATATAATAGGTTAAATCTCCCTGTATATCCGTTTTTAAAAGAGAGACATTGGATTAGTACGCAGGTAAAAAATGCGGTACCAGTTCAATACGATAACGGGAGTAGGGGAAAGCCCCTTATAGACGAATGTACTGCGGAGTCAATGGATATACGGATATATTCCACCCGCTTTAGTGCAGAAAAACACTGGGTTCTGGGAGAGCACAAAGTAGCAGGAGACTATGTCATACCGGGAACTACATATATAGAAATGGTATGCGAGCTTGTAGCCCAAAAGGATTATACCGGGGTGATTGAATTCAGGGATGTACTGTTCCTGACTCCGGTAGCTGTAAAAGGCGGTTCCGAAGTAGAAGTACAAACAATATTACGAAAAGATGGTACCTACAGCGAGTTTGCCTTTGACACCCGGCCGGGTGGTGAAAGCTTTGTAAGGCATGTGGAAGGAAAATTTGAAATAAGAGAAGCTGCAACGCCGCTTTTTTACGACATAAATGAGTGCAAAGGGCGCTTGCAGATGCTGGAGCATTTCCAATACGGGGAGGATGCGGACTATGCAGTGGAAATCGGCCCCCGTTTTAAAAATCTTACCGACATATATATGGGGAGCGGGGAAGTTCTGGCGTATCTTTCTCTGCCCCAGGAGTACAGCGGAGACCTTTTGGATTTTAAAATGCATCCTGCTTTGATGGATACGGCAGTTAATATGGCAAACAGTGCTATAGGTGAAGGATTTTACCTGCCCCTTAGCTATAAGTCACTAAAAGTTTATGGTAAAATGCCGGGGAAATTCTATTGCCATCTTGTCAGAAAAAATAAAGATGCCGCCAGTTCGGAAACAGGCGTTTTTGATATATTGTTAATAGAGGAAAGCGGGAAAATTTTTGCAGCTATCGAGGGTTATACCGTTAAAAAAGTTCATACCCAAAAAACAGGTACATTTATACCGGTTAATAAGGACTTGGATTTTTACGAAACCCGCTGGCTAGAAAGTACGGCACTAAAGGCAACGGACGGTTTAAATACCGGGACGGTTCTGGTATTCAAGGACAAGTCAGATGTGAGTTCAGCTTTGATAAGTCGTCTGAAGGAGATTGGCTGCGAGCTGTACGAAATTGAAATGGGTAGTAGCTTTGAGATGCAAGATGATCACAAATTTATTATTTCAGGTGTCGAGGAGGACTACCACAAGGTTTTGAGCAAGGTTTCCTCAAAAATCTCAAGGATTATACATCTGATGTCAATTGGCGGAGGAAGAGAAATAAATACCATTGAGAACCTTGATGAAAGCTACAGGACAGGAGTATACAGCCTGTTCTATCTGGCAAAGGCAATTATGAAATACAAAATAAATCCGCTGGAGTTGATTCTGGTATCAGACAATACTGCTGTAGTATCGGGAAAAGAGCATGACATTAATTCTCAGGGTGCAGCAATGTTTGCCCTTGGCAGAGTTATGGAAAATGAGTACAGCGGACTGCGTTGCAAGTGTATAGATATGGGGGATGGTACATCTGCCTCGGAGATTATAAAGGAGATGGCAGCTTCTGACACCGGCTCCTATGCTGCATATAGGAATGGAAAACGGTATGTGGAGGAGTTTGGAAAGGCTTTGCTGACAGGAGGTAAAGAGGACGAAATTGATATCAAAAGTGAAGGTGTTTATATCATAACCGGGGGAGCAGGAGGAATAGGACTTGAGATAGCGAAATACCTTGCATCCAGAAATAAAGTAAGGCTATGCCTGATAAATCGAACAGCTCTGCCGGATAGAGACGAATGGGACGGCATACAAAAACGTAAGGACGACACCAAACTCTGTAAAAAAATTACGGCAATTATGGAAATTGAAGAATCAGGCTCCTCTGTTCTCTGCTATACAGCGGATGTGTCGGATTTTCAATCCATGGGGATTATCATAAATGAGTTAGTGGAGAAATACGGCGGTATAAACGGTGTCATCCATGGGGCAGGCGTTGCGGGAGACGGATACCTGATAAGAAAGCCTGAGGAGGTGTTCCGGCAAGTAGTATTACCGAAAATTAACGGCACATGGGTTCTGGACAAATTGACGGAAAACCTCAAACTGGATTTTTTTATTCTCTTTTCTTCCATTTCAGGGTATACCTTCACACCGGGGCAAGGGGACTATACTGCGGCAAATGCCTATTTGGATGCATTTGCACAGTACAGGGATAAAAAAGGGAAAAGAACTCTTTCCATCAACTGGCCTGCTTGGAAAGAAACAGGCATGGCTGTTGACCATAATGCGCTTAACAATGAATCCTTCTTTAAACCTATTTCAACTGCTGACGCATGCAAGGCGTTTGAAATACTCTTGGACAAGCATATAGTCAGGGTGCTTCCGTCAGTACTCAACTATAAAATATTCGAGAGAGGAAACATAAAGATACCCTTTGCCTTATCAGAAGAAATCCGTGTGGATAATCCCATTCGGCAAAAAATAACTGAACCAAAGGAGGCAAAAGTTATTTTAAAGGGTAAGCTTGGGAACGGGTATTCCGATACTGAACAATCGCTGGGAAGACTATGGTCCCTCGTGTTGGGTGTTACCGAGGTAGATATCTATGATAATTTCGAGTCTCTGGGGGGAGATTCATTACTGGCAACAAGCCTTCTAAAGGAAATGCAAAAAACATACGGCAATTTGGTGGATATCTCAGATATTTTCACATATTCTTCAATCTTTGACATGGCAGAATACATAGAGAGCAAAACTAATAAGAAGAAAGAATTTGAAAAAATAAATGAAGAGGAAGACACAGAGGAAGCCAGGCTAAATGATATATTGGATGAGCTTGCTTCAGGGAAATTATCCCTTGAAGAAGCCGGAGGAATGATTGATCTGGGGGTGGTTGAATAA